atatttgtaatatttatacaaggcttgataaattattattaaataaatgtCTAGATCCAAAAAAAGTTGATATATCCTGTTATTCAGCTGAACATATATTGAATGATCTTTCTTACATATTgaaagaatataaaaaggtCAAGCAACAAGCAAAGGACGACACCCTGCTCGACGAAAACACACCCTTCCCCCTACTCGAaagtaataaaatgaaatatatgCATTCAAATGTGGgtgtacatatatacatatatatatatatatatatatNNNNNNNNNNNNNNNNNNNNNNNNNNNNNNNNNNNNNNNNNNNNNNNNNNNNNNNNNNNNNNNNNNNNNNNNNNNNNNNNNNNNNNNNNNNNNNNNNNNNTTCTTCCCTCTTAGGATACATTACAACGTTCAATAAGCTAAATGTACtaaaaaacaatataaataaaaataacgCAACTCTCGAAAACGAATATTTCCACACATATCCAGTCCTCACAGGAATCGGAGAAACACTAACAACCATTATTACTGAAGGCAATAAAAATTTCGAGAATGCTAGAAATGTTATTAAAGAAGTTAAAAGtacaataaaatattcGTTTCATACTATTGACGAAACCATAAGAAATGTATTCAAAGATAATCTACCTAAAATTACAGGATTAATAACACAAGCTGGCAAATCTATCAAAGGaataaataacaaatataaaattaaagagCGTATTCctaaatatacaaatattattttattaactaatgttattttattgttaCCACCAttcttaatattattaggtatcataatttttatgatatttattcttatgggaaatatacaaaaaaataataatttcttcataaaattatttggTCATTTCAGTGCTTACTTTGGTTTCCTCACAATAATTACTCTATCCTTTGGAATACTATTCTTAAGTACTTCAGTTATAGGAGGGACATCTTGTATTTTATCAGAAagaattttaaaaaatgaattacgttttgatatattaaataatactCTTATAGATTAttgtattaaaaatgaaaacgCACCATTAATTCACGATGATATAACAACAAGCTTTGTTACTAAAATTAATTCTTTCGATACAGGAcatatagataataatataaacgaatatgaaaaacgttttacaattttaaaaaattctttttttcagAAGTCCTTAAAATTTATGGATTATATATGGATTGTTATAATGAAACGAGAAAAcaatacatttttaaataaaataagaaatgAACAAGTCAAAACATCCTTATTAATAACAGGTATTATAAAcgaaaatattaaatatcAAAATATGCAAGCTATAGGTATCAAATCCTATTTAACTACGTTGAACGGAATTATTTTTCCTGGAAATATTGgtaaaatatgttttaatGATAACATATGTGAAAAGGAgaataatacatataatattactGAGAATTCAAAAACAACCGATCAGAAATATAGAACTATACGTAATCTAATAAGTGAACACCTTAGACATGATTTGGATGCTATTGTTGAACTCTTTGTTTATAAAGCACGTATTctaaaagaaaaaatattcgATATTAACGATCTTGATAGTAAcgaaaaaaacaaaatagGATGGAGCGAATATACACCCagaaatataaatggaacacaaaaaaaatcaatCATTAATACTTTCCTAGTAAATGTTATTGAAAGTATTAACTTTTcagaaataataaatttctTTGATAAAATGAGAAATCAATTTAATGTACTTAAAGAGCTAATTCTATTAAAAATTGATACATTAACAGAAAATAcaaaatgtaataaattaGTAAAAGAACTTATTCATGTCAGAAAAGATTATTGTAATAACGTCGTTTTGAATTTATCTACTTTATCtgtatatttaattatattttccatCACTTCATTTCTATTATGGTATCTATTTCTATTCTTGTGGTtctattataatattaaacCATCATAGATTAATACACATTCTTCCCAcataataagaaaaagaataaaaaaaaaaaaaaaaaaataataataaaataaatataccaaataaataaaacaaataaataaaacaaataaataaaacaaataaataaaacaaataaataaaacaaataaataagtaattattaaaaggtaacatatatatatatatatatatatatgtatatatttatttattttttctgtTTGTTTTGGTTTCATTCTATTCCATTTTTATAGCTTATCCATGCTATGTAATTCTCTCATAAACcttacttttttttttcatcctttatttatattaaataaaattattgttatttgaagattacatttttctcttatttttttttcattatatttttacattttatacTTTTCATATTTGTCTATTAGCTTTTTCAAACCTTTCATTATTGTtttcattcttttttaaCGAAAACTATTCATctcaaaaatataagataTTTTATACGACGAATGCCATTGTATTTTTTGTTACGTAAAACCTGACTTCTTCAGGGAAAACACATGCGCATTTTCACCCATTTTTACCTAAgcatattataaaaagtatattaaatgtatGACTTGTTCAGGCGAGACAAGTATACatttaaaacattttggctggatattgttatataaagTATATTAAATGCATGACCTGTTCAGGTAACACAAATATAGacacatacatacatacatacatacatacatatatatatatatatatatatatatatatgtacacctttatattgtattagatatattaaacgGGTGGCTCCCTCTTGATACATTTAATCTATAAAATTACAACTTTTACTAATTTAcacatttttcttttcctttgaaatagatatatattttaaaagaaaaataaatttaatttaattattatttttaaatggtttaaaatgttaatgtagatatgtatatatatatatagatatatataaaatgtatacaCACACAAAAATAAgcattttaaaaataatattaatctaaaaaaaaaaaaaaaaaaagaaaaaattaaaataaaatgagaaaaaaaNNNNNNNNNNNNNNNNNNNNNNNNNNNNNNNNNNNNNNNNNNNNNNNNNNNNNNNNNNNNNNNNNNNNNNNNNNNNNNNNNNNNNNNNNNNNNNNNNNNNatattttttaaaataaatattattataaaaaaaaaaatttttttttaaaaaaaaatttgtgttttatttatttttatttagttttttttttttatttttttttttttttttttttttttttttttttttttttttttttttttttttataatgtGAATATCTTAACGattaacatattttaatttaaacCTTTCCAATATCACATTTGCATTACTccttattaaaaaatataccaaatatttttttaaaaaagttAACGTTGATGATCCATAAATTATAAGGGCCATCAACAAAtatcattttaataaacCCCAATCCATAAGAATTTTCTGGATCCGTTTGTACAAGTTCATCGTTTGGAGTATCTGCTGACTTAACGTTTTTTAAACTATGTGCATGCCAAGCgttttgttcattttttgaCAAGTCGACTATGGTTCCTACAGTTTTATCTGTGATGGCTATAGATGTGTTATGTAAGTTAAATATAAGATCTGGAAATATTTGATTaagtatattattttgaataaaTTTAGGAATATTAACATCATATATAATGGACATAACATATTTTACTCCTTTATCATATGAATTTTTACTTTTTGGATAGATACAGAAAAAgttttcataattattaattctAGCATaactactattattatcaaaaaCATCATTTAATGATTtgttaataattaataacatatttttattattataatatttttgataCACTTCATATATAGTATCCTGACTTTTAAAAGGCCAAGGAAGTCCATTAataagatataaatattttctttcatCTTCTGGAAgatctttttcattttgtaaaataaagttattaacattaattttttcatttttatctatTTTTTCTTGAATATCGgatttttttaaatttaaataatttaatttgtatatattcttattcCAATCTTTAATAGTTTCAACGTCATTTAAAGCATAGCTTAAAGAATATGCTGAAACATCATCCATTTCTCCATATCCTAATAAATCATATGTAATTTTACTTTTctcatcattattatttttacataaaGTTACCATATCTGATGTATGTAAATTTGTACATTCATTAAAAGGAAAcgttttattattaactTGATCacaaaaatttaaataataatttaacatatcatcatttattaAAGTTGCACTTTTTGTTCTTAAATTTTCTGGTGCATTTTCTAAACTTACTTCTGCATCTGCTTGAGCTTGAGACGGAACATTATTCCCTTCATATGATTCACCAGTTTTTATAAAACTTGAAGTATTCtctttatcattattaaataCTGATGAGGGTGTTGAATAGTTGCAAGAATCTTTTACATCTTTTGTCTTTTCATTAACAGCAGCAGTCTCAAGAGattcttctttattttcttttaatattctactttttatttcatttttataaatattatctcctttcttatttataccaacatttttattgtataCTACTACATTCGATAAGCCTccataattattaataatattatcatatcCAATTATAAGTTCCACAGCCAACAAAACAAAAGacaacaaaataaattttcttctttttaaactcattttaaaaaaaaaaaaaaaattaaaattaaaaatatatatatatatatattaatatatatatgtatataatcacaaaacaaaatgcgtttttttatctttttttttttttatcttttttttNNNNNNNNNNNNNNNNNNNNNNNNNNNNNNNNNNNNNNNNNNNNNNNNNNNNNNNNNNNNNNNNNNNNNNNNNNNNNNNNNNNNNNNNNNNNNNNNNNNNttaatttattaaataaaaacaaaaaaaaaaaaaaaaatatagattatatattaaaaaaaataagcacttataaaaagtattatatatatatatatataaatatatttttatatctataatatataatgaattcataacacatttatatatattaatcacgtatacatttttcattaattcatatatatattatatatatatatatatgtttttattattttattattttttcatttttatatttttttttttatttcctcctttttctttagtttctttcttttttttttctttttcttctatataataaatgttatactcaatatctttttctttcttattCTTTACTTTTTgtgtaaaaatatatacatacatacatacatacatatatatatatatatatatatatattatatatatttatttaNNNNNNNNNNNNNNNNNNNNNNNNNNNNNNNNNNNNNNNNNNNNNNNNNNNNNNNNNNNNNNNNNNNNNNNNNNNNNNNNNNNNNNNNNNNNNNNNNNNNttttttttttttttttctttttttaaataaaaaaaaattaaaaattgaaaaaaagaaataattaaaatatatatataaaaaaaaaagaaagattataaaaaaaaaaaaaaaataatttttttttttttaaaaggGGAAAAGAATCAAGTATattgagaaaaaaaaaaaaaaaaaaaaatgtatatatataatattatatatggtatttatatatatatatatatatatatatatatatatatatttatttatttatttattgtgtatatgtaaaaattatatttaaatattaataatatatatttcgttatatataataataatgtttacattttattttatatttttataaggAAATAAATGAATCTTTACAAAtgtgttattatatatatatatgtaatatgtatattatattattacatttataataaatatatttatatatatatatatatattatatattattatattatatatatatatatatataatataatattgtatgtattattttatatgtaaaatatatatatatatatatatatatatattaaaaagtgcatttatttatattatatatatatgtataaatataattaaaaaaaaatatatacatatgaaataattattcatatataaacatttatatgtttttatgaatatttttactttttataagaaaagcaaaaaaaataaaaaaaataaaaaagggGTGGGGGTGtaattatcatattatataattggacgtttttttttgcttttttttttttgcttttttttttttttttttttttttttttttttttttttttNNNNNNNNNNNNNNNNNNNNNNNNNNNNNNNNNNNNNNNNNNNNNNNNNNNNNNNNNNNNNNNNNNNNNNNNNNNNNNNNNNNNNNNNNNNNNNNNNNNNttttttttttttttttttttttttttttttttttttttttgcttttttttttttgttttttttctttggttttatatattaaatgtatatttaattattcaagaaaaaatcatatgatttttttaaatttatatttttaaacataaaaaaaaaaagaaatcGCATAAGATCAAATgtaaaagaagaagaattaaatcattaggttaaaatttaataaaatactataaaaaaaatatattttctttttatttatatatcatttttattatatttttattattattttttttaatatgtgAATTGAACAAAAACCAAATTAAccattttgttttaaaaataaaacaataaagaggaatatataataatatatatatatatatatgttatattaaaggatatacattattagattataataaatataatattttataattatatatatatatatatatattataataataataatatttatatgatgtttttttttattctttctaacatgttatattattataacatcACTTTTCTATTCAATAATTTAAGCCAATTTTTGGGGATttcatctttatttttttgttttgtggttttttttatcatcctatatcttttatattagtTAATAAGAGTGGCAAATTTTAAcatgttataaaaaaacaacatatataaatataatattggTATGTgtatacattatattatatcatatatatatatatatatatatatatattttattttgacatgcatatataaattattatatatttttaatcgaaagaaaaaaaaaaaatatattttttttttttttataaaaggTGAGTGTTACAGTACAGGTACGCTTTTCTActgttttgttttttttctaacaattttttttttttttttttacaaaacatataaattatataatatatatatatatatatatatattataaaataataattataactttatttaattttttttggttgTGGTTGAACcagtattatatatattattctatacatgtacatattttatagtatgtgttaaattttttttttttttttctttggatttttacataaatatctatatatataaaatatattatatatatatatatatatatatatatatatatatatatataatatattattatttggaAGGACAAAATTACTTTTTTTCtctacaaaaaaaaatatatacattttgCTACCTccataattattatatggtataaatgttttaatatgtttgttctttttttttttctttttctttttctttttttttatggttattaaaaaaacaacagggttataaataaatatataatatatatatatatataatatatatgttaatcCCTTTTATGgtttattaatataatagaaataatataattctatatatatatataaaataataatttaaaattattatatatatatatatatatatttttatttgaggaaaaaacacaaatatatagtaaaaaaaaaaaaagaaacgCGTGCAATTACTTCTCTTGTtcttacatatataatattatatatatagaaataacatatttaaattatataaatatataatgtataatgtattataatatatttactatatatatatatatatatatatattatacttcttcatttgtatttaacaaatagaatatttatagggtttattttttcaacatataatataataatatattaatttttgaagaataaaaagaaaaagaaaaagaaaaaacgaataaaaaattataacctcagaagaaaaaagaaaaaattatataataataataataataatatatatatatatatatatatatataatatatatattataatttatatatatttttttttattataaataatttttctttttttaaaaatactggggttacaaaaaatatatataaaattattataatatattttattttattttttacctatatagaaatttttaaaaccttagaaaaaaaaagtaaaataaaataaaaaaaaaaatataagaattattttttagtaaacatattaaaaatataatctatatatatatatatatatatatatatattatataaatatattataaaataatgtatttttttttatgcatatatttattattatataataatatatatttataatattatatatataatatatataaaataataaaaatatctatgaaaaaaaatatataacatttgttatattatattaatatatatattatatatatgtatatatatttttttttattatttattttctatttctatttttttatataataaaaataattataataataatataaaacattttaaaacaaatatatatatataatacatataatatataccgtatttatttttaatttaatatttatatatatatatatatatatatatatatatatagaattgtttgtttttgtaaaaaagaaataataaatataaataaaaatttttaatctcttaagaattaaaatatttataaaatttgatctctatataataaaaataaattaaaaaatatatatatttatttaaaggaacctattgttttttctattatatatatatatatatatatatatatatatgtaatatatttctttttttttttttttttgttattataaaaagaaaaattgtatttttttttattattattattataaaatataatatattatatttattttattttatcattgTATATATTACGCTTATAAATTCAATGtggttatatatatatatatataatatttatttatttttcttttttttcatttttgtaatttattatatttataattataccTTTAAGTgtttaattattttcttttattttttaataatatttcgattggtaatataaaataatattatattatattacattatattatattattttatattataaatgaattaaaCGAACGCCTTATCCAAAATATACATtcctttatataatattttatataatttccatgtacatatataaatatttatttgtatacataagataatataattataaatgatcgattctttatatatagaaataaataGACTTcgaaagaagaaaataataataattaataaaagaaaaaaaaaatgtcttatataaataataatgtcgaaaaaagaaaatcattaaaaaaacataataataataataataataataataacaataacaataacaataaaGTAGACACTCTTGATATTAAGAATTATGATGATAGTAgtaaacatataaataaaaaccCGCATGTTCTAGATTCGATTTTATTAAGCAATATggaaaaagataaaaagttaaaattattaaataattatattaatatgtttgataaaaataaaaacgaCAAAGTCACAACAAACCATCCGAgtcataatatttataatagtaaaaataatgatacCTATGATGATCAGGATCAAGACGAACAATATGTAGATACGGACGACTCGTTCATATTATCTAAtacaaagaaaaaaataaataaaagagATATTATCTCATATGATAATTACATTTTTGAAGAGGAAGATAAAGTATCTTCGAAATATttagaatataaaaacgACAGTACGCCtcatatgaaaaagaagaaagaCGAAGGTAGCAACAGAAAAGGTAACATAAACATGGacagtaataataataataataatataaacacGAAGAGTAACACaaacaacaacaacaacaacaacaacaacaacaataataataataataataataataataataataataataataataacgacgattattatgatgataataattattatcataacAACCATAGCGATAGTATTAATAATAgtattaattataatgataatattcatagaaaagagaaaaaaaataaaaagaatacgcataacgaaaaaaaatatataagtgatatgtataattttcaatatgatgattatgacaaaaaaaaaaaaaaaaaaaatacaatagAAACATACGACTCCGATACGAAGAATAgtgatatttttattaatactGGATTTCTTCCCTACTCtttgaataaaaaaaaaaataataagaaaaggaaagggaaaaaaaaaaatgaacaagaagaaaatatgcACAACAttaattatgatgataatatggatgacgatgatgataataatgatgatgataataatgatgatgataataataatgatgataataataatgatgatgataataataatgatgatgataataataatgatgatgataataataataatgatgataataataataatgataataataatgatgatgataataataatgatgatgataataatactgggtctttttttaaaaataaaatgatcCAATCTCATGTTATAAACAACAAATATGATAACACAAATGATTATTTAGATGATCTTGAATCATTTGAATAcaataaaacaaaaaagaaaaaaaaaaaaaaaaatgatacCATGGATgatgtttttaaaaataaaagaaacgataatacaaaagtaaaatataattataataataataataatgatgatgatgatgtATTAGAATACgaattaaattatatacataattcTTTCGATACACATCCCAAAAAATGGATCCATTATTCTCTTCCAGATAATTATGATggagaaaaaaagaaaaaaaaaaataaaacaaaaaaaaaaagacatGACATGAACTTTTATAGtatagataaaaataatttagaTGAACAGGATTTGTTTAGTAATCAAGAAGCATTAAccattttaaaaaaattttctaGGGAAAATAATGTATCTGTTCcatataaagaaaaaaaaataaacaaaaataaaaaaaactcATCAAATAGTATGTATAAAGATTATTcgaataatattaataattataataataataataataataataataataatgatgaaaataataattataaagaGATTGTTTctaattatgataataacCATGAATAcgataaaaaaaataaaaataaaatccAAGTTGAACAAAATGTACACATGATAAATTACGCTAATGTAAATAGGAAACATAATTCAGATATTCTCCCTAAAGAAGATGgaagtaataaaaaaacaaacattaataatcataatgataataattttaatgtaaataaaGAATTGTCTATTAACGACAATgtatatgaaaattttataagGGAATATAAAAATCTACAATCCctattttcatataataaaaataaaatcgAAGATCATTTAAATCCCCTCACGCGTATTATGGAAAAGAATAAAGAGGACAAAATTGttttagaaaataatattaacaaGTTTATTTTAAATGCACATGAGGGgttatcaaaaaaaatgttgAGCTATCATATGGATGAACAGGAGGGCGTGCAAGGAATGAAATCTATTGAAGATGATAAAAAGggtgatgataataaagatgacgatgataatgatgatgatgatgatgataatgatgatgatgataatgatgatgatgataatgatgatgatgatgatgataaagatgatgataataatgacaataatgatgataatgatgataattatgatgataataatgatgataataatgatgataataatgatgataattatgatgaCGAAACTACCATTAGCTATTCCAAAAGTGATTTATCAAAAATGgttgaatatataaataatgatgatatgGAAGAAATGACAGGAtttagtaataataatcctgtattacaaaaaaaaaaacaaaataaaaaaaagaaaaatgaacagaataaagataatatattaacaaaaaatagTAAACATAATAGTACACATACAATtaattgtaaaaataaaaaggatcTTAAGAATTTATCCACATGTACAAATATAATGGATGAATCTATtcataataacaacaataataataatatgaacagtaataatatgaacagtaataataatatgaacagtaataatatgaacagtaataatatgaacagtaataataatatgaacagtaataatatgaacagtaataataatatgaacagtaataatataaatagtaatattaatatgaacagtaataatataaatagtaataataatatgaatagtaataacaatatgaatagtaataataatataaatagtaataataatatgaagagtaataataatagtagtagtgatatgaaaattatagaaagtaataatatacctTATTCGccaaataataatatgaaaaaaaaaaagaaaaaaaaaaaaaacttaaaagaaaaattaaataataacattaaatataatgaaataattaCAAAGTCATATATGTTTCCaacaaacaaaataataaaacatgATAAAGGTGTAGAATACGAAACAAAAAATTCAAAACATCTCttacataaaaattttaataatatatataaccaAAGTGAACAGAATTGGTCTCTTCATGAAGACCTTTTAAAAGAGATTTTAACaaaagaagaatataatgaaaacttgatcaaaaaaaaaaaaaataaaaatagtaaattaaataaaaagacAGTACATAATGAAGAAACACTTCTACATAAACAAATCgaagaaaaatatgataacgtacatacttatataattgaaacgagaaaaaataaatattctcTTAGTGACCatgaaaaacaaaacaGTTTTACAAAAGACCGGGTTCTtcattcaaaaaaaaaaatcaaaggaaaaaaaaatagtaaGAGCAACATGAAAATGGTATCTCCAAATAAGGAGAACAAAAAGGAAAGAACAATGaaaaatcaaaatgatAATCATCTTAATAATCATGAGAGTGATGACAATAATAGTAATGAAAACAGTTATGAGGTAAGTACTATGTATGATGGAAACAATAGCAGTATTCATGATGATAATTcaaaaaaggaaaaattcagtgataatgaaaaatatcATGAACGTGctgaagaagaaaatataagtGATGATCTTTACCAAGAAGATGATAGTGATCATTcaaataaagaaatta
This genomic stretch from Plasmodium reichenowi strain SY57 chromosome 1, whole genome shotgun sequence harbors:
- a CDS encoding ubiquitin carboxyl-terminal hydrolase 1, putative (part of same gene as PRSY57_0102200B~gap found within coding sequence), with the translated sequence MSYINNNVEKRKSLKKHNNNNNNNNNNNNNNKVDTLDIKNYDDSSKHINKNPHVLDSILLSNMEKDKKLKLLNNYINMFDKNKNDKVTTNHPSHNIYNSKNNDTYDDQDQDEQYVDTDDSFILSNTKKKINKRDIISYDNYIFEEEDKVSSKYLEYKNDSTPHMKKKKDEGSNRKGNINMDSNNNNNNINTKSNTNNNNNNNNNNNNNNNNNNNNNNNNNNDDYYDDNNYYHNNHSDSINNSINYNDNIHRKEKKNKKNTHNEKKYISDMYNFQYDDYDKKKKKKNTIETYDSDTKNSDIFINTGFLPYSLNKKKNNKKRKGKKKNEQEENMHNINYDDNMDDDDDNNDDDNNDDDNNNDDNNNDDDNNNDDDNNNDDDNNNNDDNNNNDNNNDDDNNNDDDNNTGSFFKNKMIQSHVINNKYDNTNDYLDDLESFEYNKTKKKKKKKNDTMDDVFKNKRNDNTKVKYNYNNNNNDDDDVLEYELNYIHNSFDTHPKKWIHYSLPDNYDGEKKKKKNKTKKKRHDMNFYSIDKNNLDEQDLFSNQEALTILKKFSRENNVSVPYKEKKINKNKKNSSNSMYKDYSNNINNYNNNNNNNNNNDENNNYKEIVSNYDNNHEYDKKNKNKIQVEQNVHMINYANVNRKHNSDILPKEDGSNKKTNINNHNDNNFNVNKELSINDNVYENFIREYKNLQSLFSYNKNKIEDHLNPLTRIMEKNKEDKIVLENNINKFILNAHEGLSKKMLSYHMDEQEGVQGMKSIEDDKKGDDNKDDDDNDDDDDDNDDDDNDDDDNDDDDDDKDDDNNDNNDDNDDNYDDNNDDNNDDNNDDNYDDETTISYSKSDLSKMVEYINNDDMEEMTGFSNNNPVLQKKKQNKKKKNEQNKDNILTKNSKHNSTHTINCKNKKDLKNLSTCTNIMDESIHNNNNNNNMNSNNMNSNNNMNSNNMNSNNMNSNNNMNSNNMNSNNNMNSNNINSNINMNSNNINSNNNMNSNNNMNSNNNINSNNNMKSNNNSSSDMKIIESNNIPYSPNNNMKKKKKKKKNLKEKLNNNIKYNEIITKSYMFPTNKIIKHDKGVEYETKNSKHLLHKNFNNIYNQSEQNWSLHEDLLKEILTKEEYNENLIKKKKNKNSKLNKKTVHNEETLLHKQIEEKYDNVHTYIIETRKNKYSLSDHEKQNSFTKDRVLHSKKKIKGKKNSKSNMKMVSPNKENKKERTMKNQNDNHLNNHESDDNNSNENSYEVSTMYDGNNSSIHDDNSKKEKFSDNEKYHERAEEENISDDLYQEDDSDHSNKEIKMNMKSMTSFDKEKRRYTIQNLEEIKKKSKKIINKNENHKYGYNSDYMNDSCDLAVEKKDKKKKTQQENCDNKCDNKYGNKCDNKYGNKYGNKYGNNYDNNYDNNYDNKYHNNYDNKYHNKYHNNNNNCDKDNYNNKDKFLPNDQAFNYDNRKGKKKNKEDILKDQYNDEHIKEYFYSLIEGQVSKNNKNKKKKNSQRDYSLNKSTKEKGVKKERLLHNKHFKDTDSEEDQNNKKNKNNIYLKKNYDQENEKDNEYENEKSYKKSTRPYYEEDHTPYRKQNIQDWSSYTKDKENKLNMDDDINMNKGNDQDISRTYKNEKNKEEDKYEKNEKYDKYDKYEKNEKYEKNEKYEKYDKYKKDNKNQHDDPLYDNIKNYDNDNKGLEFFSNNFFHIKKFIEKKENENIHMSKIENSQKEEELNLKRNNLNSSGKTEKLEKFLGLYKENNEAMDFYKSVLIEEKNSMNMSKNMINKNNLNDDRMKDNISKINRYNSDDTYIKVENNYDNKKEMNNSDELNGKNNNSNNYNKSHSKNNSNSNSNTTTKNNNNNNNNNNGGDKNRRNNFNNNNNIYMCKNVKNIILSLELSNEEKINEVRKILFYSSSEEKKYIMNEILNILYIYPQLYVSCIISLFYLFILDNEIFEKYFNADDLVYLFNEKIDFRYAEWFLKTYLFYKYKYSDNTHTKGSIYYIKKGSPRNSMKREDSNMYADQKSVMVENTKKNYLNEGNQKDDDNKNNYDDNKKNDDDDNKNNYDDNKKNDDDNKKNDDDSKKNDDNNNKNEDDDSINVSTSLKGIHKNTFDPFFEKHSNSSLIDSGDDYLCDMNNLSNNKKDIYILWTYFESSKCVGYNECKTLLSLCLKNENETCINNISASKVRSLVISIWSNIPSSKPKRSFIKLIFNWINNKKDDLHKKKNLFYLLKSEKKNNKNLSKICFNYFLNYLIKYKDNCSNDIIYILYLIDENELKIYSKNFIQNHKINFNQFISIWNIMCILFWDTDEINNFTFLQKNKYYYYDFMLIFLKTFYDYINVNRDMREIMKMKLKKTFLTGYHHDVEAPQEHISLYQEKNITHNQDNRLSFTYMKKMSLLNSSINNNKEDKHEDQNEYLNLFDIENIINNFNFTDFVNNEISRDNYFDSFFGATNMPIPSMSNISLT